From the genome of Toxoplasma gondii ME49 chromosome XII, whole genome shotgun sequence:
GGAACTTCAGCTGGCGCATCCGAGTTGCGAGAAACCGACGCGGATGACGCACAGAGAGTcgcagagagggaagaatGAGGCTGTCTCAAGACGCGGATTCGAGCCCGAGCGTCCCTTTCCAGTTCGCAAAACCCCAACAGCGTTGACGTCCCCACACTCTCCTCCTTGCCAACCCAAAAAGTCCCTTTCTCCCCTGTGCCACCCTCCAACTCGTCCCCCGCCGCATCCCTACAGGATCCCTTCCTGCAAGCTGCCAGCGGCCCTTCGCCGGCACTCTCGGCCGGCACGCGCGAAACAAAgttctctcccgcttctctcccgtgtATCCGGACCTCCGCCGAGTGCATCTGGAGCTCTCGGAGAGAGGCCTCTCGCgggggagaagacagaagcgagCCACTCGGAGACGGCCGCCATCTTGCGTCGCACCAGAGACAAGTatggcgagagcgaagaggagaagagacagagttGCTGCCCTCGTGGGAGGTCCTCTCGTCGCCAGACCTCGCGGCGTGAGTCGGCAGAGGAGACCTCCAGGGAAGCGCAGACAGCgtgaggtgtctgtacacctgcaGGCCGGCGTTCCGGATGCTGTGAGTGAGAGGCGTCGCCATTGTATGGGGAAGCCCCTCTCGCAGGAACTGGAGCGTAGCCAGCTGttgacgacgaagaggcagaagagaaagcgacgcgaGGCGCTGACGTAGCCTGGAGGAGAACTTCTGGTGGGACTGCAAAGGACACCACGAAGCGGAGGAAGTTGAACAGCGTTCTCTCGAtagaggaagcgaaaacgtCTTCTGTTGGTTGGTTGTGAAGCACAAAGTGGCTGCGAGGCGGAAACGGGGGGCAGGCAGACGCTTCTACGCTGTGAGGCGAAGTAGAGCGTGGAATTCCCTCGAGGGGGCAAGGAAACGCGGACGCAGGGTTCGCGCCCGCGGAATACTCGCGAGTTCGTCTcgggtgtctagacacccgGATGTGGGGCTGGCAATCGTCGGGATCGGTCTCTTTCGCTGAGGCTCTCAAATTtgcagctgaagagaagTGAGGAACGGAAGTTCTTTCGGGAGCGAGACGAGTCTGAGGGACGGCCGGGTGCCTAAGTGCGGCGGGACAGAAGTCTGCTTGGTGCATTTTGCGCATCCCAACAGAGAAGTGCGGCTAATCCCAGCtgacgtgcatgcacacccCAGGGCAGCCTCCCCGCTGGAAGTAAGAAAAACTCATCCTGCACAGGTGGGAAGTTCGTGTTCAAGGACCTGGGGAAAGGCACGGAATTGGGGCGCTAACCAGGTGATCCCCACCCTacggggtgtacatacaccgcgagaaggcggaTGGAAAGTGTTCGCAGGTGAAAAAATGATCAAcagaacggaggagaagcgacagagaggaagaagtcgcgaAAACAGtcgaaaaagggagaaaaacgcccAAAAATGTCCCCAGCGGAGCTCAGCGACACACATGCGCCACTCTCCGGCCCAAGAGAAAATGTTTCCTCGGGGGTTTGCGAGATGAACGCATACACGGAGAAACAAACTTGCTTTCAGCACTCTCCAATGACCAACGGGCAGCTGCATACGTTCAGAAAAGATTTTCTTGAAACGCTGCccacatacataaatatcGCTGCCCTTTATGCATTCTGCGCTGGccaaaaggaaagaaaaatcGCAGGAGACACCAGCCAAAAGCCAGGTTCGAGTGCAGCTGGAAACGCGTGAAAAGTGTCAACGGATCCGTGCAAGAAAGTGGAGATTTCCCGAAAAGGTGAGATATAAAGTGGAAAAAAATGCGAGTCTCTTTGGGCCGAGCAGCCATTTCTTTCGCCCAGGCGGAGGCTCGGTCTCGCGGCCTCGTCAAGGCGCTGTCTGCTCAACAGCCGTCTGCACTATGaggttttcttttcgtgcatcttttcttcgcgcgttTACTACACAAACAAAAAAAAGCCGTAAATATTGAAACTCAATATGTTTCTCGACCTCCTTCATGCCTTCAGTCGCCGTGTGTTTCGCCCTCTTGCCGTCGTTTCCGTCCCGACCGCAAAGTAGTGACCTTTCTCCATAGCTCGTACTACCTTTCGTGTACAGAGCCTAAAAAAACTACAGAAAAACACATGTCTAAACAATCTTTGGCTTCCCTCCTTCGCTTAGCGTTACTCGATCTCTCAGCCGCCtccctgctctcctctcacatctgtgtatctgtactgttctttccttcgcgATAGCAGTCCGAGtccttccctttcctctcctcctctcgcctgACATACTGCCACGGCCCCCTCGTTGCGGACTGTGTGTACACCGATATCGgcctgcttcctctgctgaCTTTTTGAGAACTccgctttcttgtttccaCGTCCACGATGATTTTTTCCTTCTACATCTTCCACCGTCACCAGTGCATCTATTCCGTTCTCCTGTCTTCGCGCGAGGAGGCTCCGGACGGGGCTGCCGCGGGCGACGCctcgagtgtctgtacacccgggGCCGGCGCGACTCTCTTTCTGCCAACTGCTCCCGGCTCGGCAGCGAGTCCggtcctctctcgcctcggcgGATCTTCCGACGGACTTCCTGCCGGAGGTGCTCAACCGGGTGTATCTACACCTGCGCCTCTGAACCGGGGCCAGGAAGAGCGGCGTGGCGCCCCGAAGGCGTCTGGACGCGACGGGCGCCAGCAGCAGCACTCGGAGAAACTTCTGAGtggccttctcttctccatgaAGAAGTTCTGCGAGCAAATTGGTCCGCAGCCCCAGCAGCCCGCGCCCCAAGCCTCGAGTGTCACTCCAGCCGGCCCCGGGAGCGCCGCGAgtcagctgcagcagcggagACCCTGCACCTCGATTGGAGGGCCTTTCCACGCGTTCACGACTCCGGCGTACAAACTCCACTGCCTAGAAACTCCCACAGGTGAGACGGAATGCGCGGATGGACGCTTCCGCGGGGAACTGAGGCACCCCAGAACAGAGCGTCTGCGGCGTAGCGCCTGTCGTTCAATAGTCGACTGAAAAGGAGGCAGCGAAACAAGAAAAGTGATCCGTTGGCGGCGTGACCCTTCATCGTGATTCTGGTTGGGGCTTCctggcgcgtctcttctcgaatgtttctctgttgcatgcactctcgGGCCTGcagttcttcgtttctcttctctctctgttcgtgtGGTGCGAACGCTCCGCATCGATTGCGTTCTAGGCGTAATGTATGGACATCTGGAGCCACTGGAGTGAACTCGGAGAGAACAGTCGTAGTCAGATGCTAGTCTGATCAGTACCGTCGTACTGGGAGGAGTCATCTCTGGGACAGACAGGACATTTGCAGGCTTTCTCTGGGGAAAGGAGCTGCCAAGTGAATAGACCAAATATTTAAGATGTACTTTGGAGATCCctgagagacacagagccCCTTCACGTCGCTCGTTAgactgtgtctctccttcgacacTCCTTTCTACAGTCTCCCTTtccatctctctttctctttctctctctcgttccgtctctctcttctcccgttcgTTTTTGACTCGTTTGTTCGTCTTTGCCGTTCGTCGCAGGCTACAAGTTCGTCTGCCTCACTTCGCCGGATGTACCTACGCTCCGAGACAGTCTGCACCACATATACGTGGCATTTTTTGTTGAATTCGTCGTCAAGGCGCCCGGCTACCAACCCAGTCTCCCCGTCACGCAGCCGATCTTCGTCAGCCAACTCGTTGCTTTTCTGAAGTCTCTCCCGTACTTCgcgtgagaagaagaggcgcctcTGGGATCGCGGCTTCGACTCcgtcactctctctctccgtcttctgtcCTTTTTATCTCTTCTTATCCCtactttcctctctttcttcttcatccttcCCTCGACGGATAATGGGGtatcttctctttcttctgcgacGCCGACCAGGTTTCGAGGAAGCCACGAGATTTCTCAAGTGTCTCTCCGCGGCTTGAGTTTCGCCAGGTGTCTCCAGGGAGACGctgcgaaggaaaaagacgcaCATAGAGCAGATTCCGGATGCAGGGAAACAGGCTCGCTTCAAgcagtgtctccgtcggttcCGGACTTCCACCGATCGCGGTCGGGCAGTACTCGACGCTTCACTGAGTCCTGAGAGGGGAGTGCTCAATCCTCTGGTCGACTTGGCTGCGCAGTTCCCCAAGAACGCAATGCAGCGTGGAGGAAACAATGACGGGTGAGATCCTGCCCTTTCCCAGAGCGCACCCGGGCACTCCAGACTTGCTCCTTTTCCGCTGCTAGATCTTCCCGCTCCTAGAGTCATCATGGAGGACACCGGCGCCGTTTTTTCAACGACGCTTTATCCGCCTCCTCATTCGGATCGCACTCCTgcgctgccttcttccgccctttcttcttctcttcaactGGATACGCCAGGCACGCCTCCTGGCGAtgcctctcgtctctcttcgggGCCGTCTCggatctcttcttcttctgcttcgctcccactctcttcttcgactttccTACCTGCTTCATCTTCaaagccttcttcttcctcttctcctgcttcctcttcttcctcctcttcttcctctcccccttcttcttcctcttttttttcttctgccttaGCTCAGCAGGTTCGTCGTGCTGCGGCGCCTCAGCAGTTGGGGCGGCATCGCATtgcgcagcttcttctcttgcttctctctcgctcgtctctTCAGCAACCGTCCTTCTTCGAGGTCCTGGCGCAGCAGAAGCTTCTGGAAGGTCTGCTGTCTGCGCTCCAGCACTGCGTCGACGTTCTTCGCGACCAGCTGGAGAGCGACGAACTTCTCGGCCAACAGGCAGAGGTCCGAAGgcagagcgacgacgaaAGAGACGGGGGCTCAGGCAGACACGCAGGagccggagagagaagagagaaagcagggagaagaaagaagggggagagaagagagaagggaggggaGCAGAAGCAGGGCACAGAGCGCGGGAAGAAGGGTCAAGTGGCAAGAGGTTCTGCGTCGTTTGTGGCGGGTATTGGAGAgagcgttgcatgcagttggcTCGGACGGTGCTgggggaacagagagaagcggcttCTCGGTAACGCAGTTGCGTTTTTAAAACATGCTCGAGATCAAGTGACCTCGCGTCGAGTGTGTCTGTGGATGCTCCGACACTGGGAGAttttcttcggcgtcttTCTCGCGGGCGTTGAGTGGCAGAGTCTCGTcacgtcttctgcctcgtttGCGGAACGCTTTTACGGACTTCAGCGTCTCGATAaatcttttctttctctcgcatcTTTGCCGTTCGCGCTGGCCGCTCCTGTGCCTGCCTCGGAAGTGTCAAGAGACCCTCACGGGCTCCGCGGAGACGCCTTGGTCGGGGAGAAATCTCAGATCAACGCGCAGCTTGCCAGGCCGCTTtctgaggaaacagagaaggaacgggaTGCAGTCATCAAGGCGTTGCTCGCATGTTTGGAGAGAGGCGGGCGGACGCATGCGGGTGGCCTAGGACTGCGGCGAAGGCAAATCCTACTGAGTctggcttttcttctcttgcctctgcTCCGCCGTGAGATCCACGCCGCCTACCTGCGGAGTGTACGTACCCTCGACAGTCCAGCGTCATCGACTCTGGACGAGTTCTTCTCTGATGACTCGCTacaggacgaggaagaagcagaggagcagagacgcgaggaggaagagcgaaaaagaacTGGAGATAGCCGAGAGAGTCACTTGCCTCTATCGTGTTC
Proteins encoded in this window:
- a CDS encoding hypothetical protein (encoded by transcript TGME49_247640), with amino-acid sequence MATPLTHSIRNAGLQVYRHLTLSALPWRSPLPTHAARSGDERTSHEGSNSVSSPLRSRHTCLWCDARWRPSPSGSLLSSPPREASLRELQMHSAEVRIHGREAGENFVSRVPAESAGEGPLAACRKGSCRDAAGDELEGGTGEKGTFWVGKEESVGTSTLLGFCELERDARARIRVLRQPHSSLSATLCASSASVSRNSDAPAEVPWSRVDSEKCLLSSSLSSSALGSGEARFFLAPSLSPFFSVRDGGGPVRAEGLKQQEMVQKQALMGVQTVEGEGTRKGEEKEGLRRQGKVKGDALTDMLFESEHAPKVEMECMNKKNRLALRKRRRRMGERVSLRYR
- a CDS encoding Sybindin family protein (encoded by transcript TGME49_247648) — protein: MIFSFYIFHRHQCIYSVLLSSREEAPDGAAAGDASSVCTPGAGATLFLPTAPGSAASPVLSRLGGSSDGLPAGGAQPGVSTPAPLNRGQEERRGAPKASGRDGRQQQHSEKLLSGLLFSMKKFCEQIGPQPQQPAPQASSVTPAGPGSAASQLQQRRPCTSIGGPFHAFTTPAYKLHCLETPTGYKFVCLTSPDVPTLRDSLHHIYVAFFVEFVVKAPGYQPSLPVTQPIFVSQLVAFLKSLPYFA
- a CDS encoding hypothetical protein (encoded by transcript TGME49_247652~Predicted trans-membrane domain (TMHMM2.0):505-525:545-568), which gives rise to MEDTGAVFSTTLYPPPHSDRTPALPSSALSSSLQLDTPGTPPGDASRLSSGPSRISSSSASLPLSSSTFLPASSSKPSSSSSPASSSSSSSSSPPSSSSFFSSALAQQVRRAAAPQQLGRHRIAQLLLLLLSRSSLQQPSFFEVLAQQKLLEGLLSALQHCVDVLRDQLESDELLGQQAEVRRQSDDERDGGSGRHAGAGERREKAGRRKKGERREKGGEQKQGTERGKKGQVARGSASFVAGIGESVACSWLGRCWGNREKRLLGNAVAFLKHARDQVTSRRVCLWMLRHWEIFFGVFLAGVEWQSLVTSSASFAERFYGLQRLDKSFLSLASLPFALAAPVPASEVSRDPHGLRGDALVGEKSQINAQLARPLSEETEKERDAVIKALLACLERGGRTHAGGLGLRRRQILLSLAFLLLPLLRREIHAAYLRSVRTLDSPASSTLDEFFSDDSLQDEEEAEEQRREEEERKRTGDSRESHLPLSCSISSSCSSSQVAAERARILYSRFVSLFSRALNAVWRFLRSRLRRMLFFLHRLWRLRRRLFVRLYSPACGLHSLVCFVYMLLYLADATKFPYWSPYMHILGLIYIRSPPPSSPFSPFFPLFPQTSAAPQGGAQAAAAVSRHRAALRGRCLELLVNTGARVSKLSLTALVLALRLLEWWRDYEAAAAAASRPDEFSFAGLGASSRGDRYTGEKDPDDIPAPLSPLPDDGEENGYCVPLPQDDRICPLCHRPRTNAACLPTGYVFCYRCLVNFVRTHNRCPVSGRRASEKHIRRLYEV